The following are encoded together in the Daucus carota subsp. sativus chromosome 5, DH1 v3.0, whole genome shotgun sequence genome:
- the LOC108221347 gene encoding uncharacterized protein LOC108221347 produces the protein MQYLYVDCVRNTRTAHVKRTRPAYIAWTNEMVKAEEKYIIENDSYGEGQILVWGEDDDDEVSALLRDSFKEIDKEKSEYDAGEKKENYEKQIQNLDGHERVFVDRGHVEDYMYDGQISYDARAEKFHKGNENSFSEHNSEKDTMSIVESVGHVVDDIGEHIVVAAREENTQTHVYDKDKHESEHSLLDENLDELLDDKKFMNRFNTKLNELEALCKDAIAEYVSAVAMYSDHPGTLKMKEKLSDIFKTQFNMFEHTTNILLTPARNKQPRSSKDVLELTPWTTQIVEELDEMGRSVSHEYVKLSDVLDVNNTKSEEFPSFSLNLTPTQDVLQEDKKIEAKASAVDKNPENMMLSRPCRIRRLAPAIKSPYVIRVKPIKAGGINSEENVLWEWLFSSRRSLNEKLFQWKRTGCSKEQLQTLMVGQWVEGNVIDTWTHILNEREKYRAATSPLRLFCTIDTTLGALTDNMTLLDRCVILADNMEVALERANMLHNRTYQETDFDMFLFPIHKNGHHYVISFNLKYPAMEIIDNIQSSEDIETRYGSLPYTLHELFVLWLKAYKGSKWELIEKLDPVMVEMAWQTNANSVDCGIFVMRHMESFMGQPWNGWRTGLDIESVKQRGQLEDLRKMYCHDILTNALNEKRDKVIKKAQEYLTSQKKKGMFNATRRWKNGGMKSSAGRKKK, from the exons ATGCAGTACTTGTATGTGGATTGTGTGCGTAATACAAGAACTGCACATGTGAAGAGGACAAGACCAGCATACATTGCATGGACCAATGAGATGGTAAAGGCTGAAGAGaaatatattattgaaaatGATTCTTATGGCGAAGGACAAATCCTTGTATGGGGTGAAGACGACGATGACGAG GTCTCAGCTCTACTAAGAGATTCTTTTAAAGAAATAGATAAAGAAAAATCAGAATATGATGCGGgggaaaaaaaagagaattaCGAAAAACAAATCCAGAACTTGGATGGACATGAAAGAGTTTTTGTGGATCGTGGACACGTTGAAGATTATATGTATGATGGACAGATTAGTTATGATGCCAGAGCAGAGAAATTTCACAAAGGCAATGAAAATTCATTTTCAGAACAT AACTCAGAAAAGGATACAATGTCCATTGTGGAAAGTGTTGGACATGTTGTAGATGACATAGGTGAACATATTGTTGTTGCTGCTAGGGAAGAAAACACTCAG acACATGTTTATGATAAGGACAAACATGAATCAGAGCATTCTTTACTAGATGAGAACTTGGATGAATTGTTGGATGACAAG AAATTCATGAATAGATTCAATACTAAGCTTAATGAATTGGAAGCACTCTGTAAGGATGCTATTGCTGAATATGTATCAGCTGTGGCCATGTATTCAGATCACCCGGGCACACTTAAAATGAAGGAAAAGCTTTCAGATATATTTAAGACACAGTTCAATATGTTTGAGCATACTACAAATATATTGCTAACACCTGCTAGGAATAAGCAGCCAAGATCATCTAAAGATGTGTTGGAGCTGACACCTTGGACAACACAAATTGTCGAAGAGCTCGATGAGATGGGAAGAAGTGTGTCACATGAGTATGTCAAACTATCTGATGTGTTGGATGTGAATAATACAAAATCTGAGGAGTTTCCCAGTTTCAGCTTGAATTTAACACCTACTCAAGATGTACTACAAGAAGATAAAAAAATTGAGGCCAAAGCATCTGCTGTCGACAAAAACCCTGAAAATATGATGTTGAGTAGGCCGTGCCGCATAAGGAGACTAGCACCCGCTATTAAATCACCATATGTTATTCGTGTTAAACCTATAAAAGCTGGTGGTATTAATAGTGAGGAGAACGTATTGTGGGAATGGTTATTTAGCAGCAGAAGAAGCTTGAA CGAGAAACTCTTCCAATGGAAAAGAACTGGATGCAGTAAAGAGCAATTGCAGACTTTAATGGTTGGTCAGTGGGTAGAAGGGAATGTGATTGATACATGGACACATATCTTGAATGAAAGAGAGAAGTACAGAGCCGCGACTTCACCACTTAGATTGTTCTGTACAATAGATACTACG CTTGGAGCTTTAACAGATAACATGACACTTTTAGATAGATGTGTGATACTTGCTGACAACATGGAAGTAGCGTTAGAGAGAGCAAATATGCTGCATAATAGGACGTACCAAGAAACTGATTTCGACATG TTTCTGTTTCCAATCCATAAGAATGGACATCATTATGTTATTTCCTTCAATCTTAAGTATCCAGCAATGGAGATAATTGACAATATACAGAGTTCTGAAGACATTGAAACAAGATATGGATCACTACCATATACTTTG CATGAGCTGTTTGTGCTTTGGTTAAAGGCATATAAAGGATCCAAATGGGAACTTATAGAAAAGTTAGATCCAGTGATGGTTGAAATGGCTTGGCAAACGAATGCCAATTCTGTAGATTGTGGAATATTTGTAATGCGACACATGGAGTCCTTCATGGGACAACCTTGGAATGGATGGCGCACTGGCCTGGATATTGAATCA GTGAAACAAAGAGGTCAACTTGAAGATCTACGGAAAATGTACTGTCATGACATCTTAACGAATGCTCTCAATGAAAAGCGAGATAAGGTAATTAAGAAGGCACAAGAGTATTTAACATCACAGAAGAAGAAAGGAATGTTCAATGCAACAAGACGATGGAAAAACGGAGGCATGAAGTCTAGTGCGGGAAGAAAAAAGAAGTAG